A window of Nitrospirota bacterium genomic DNA:
CTGAAAGTCCCGATCTGGAATATAAAACCACGCTGCATGACAAGGTTCCTGCCGCTTCATACGAAACAGCATCGCTTGAGAAAGAAGGGCTCTGGAATAGCGTTGTTGAACACTTTGATGCTGAAGACCACACCCTTGCGTGCAAGCTCGCCGAGGCCAGGGCTGTGGATCTCACGGCAAAAGAGCTTGTGATAGGCTTTAACGGCGGGATGTCGCTGCTGTCAGACTCTATTAAAAAGAATTCATCAAGCATAGAAGCTATCTTGAAAAAACTTGCAGGGAAAAGACTGAAGCTGAGTATAGTGTCTCTTGCCGCAAAAAAGACTGATAATAAAACCGTCATGATAAAAGAGAATGTACTCTCCGAACCGCTGGTTCAGGATGCCATGAAGATATTCAACAGCACGATACTGGAAGTAAAGTCACTCGAGAGTGAAAGTCCTGATGGAACATAATAATATATAATTTCCCCTCTTAGGCAAAGAGGGGTCAGGGGAGATTTTAATATTAATTATAAAATCCCCCTAACTCCCCCTTTTACAAAGTGGGACAATAGTAAACAGGAGGATACAATGTCAAAGAAGATGCTTGGGGATATGATGAAGCAGGCGCAGAAGATGCAGCAGGAGATGGCAAGGATACAGGAAGAGGCAAAGAAGAAGACCGTTGAGGCCTCTGCAGGCGGCGGCATGGTTGTCGTGACAGCCAGCGGCGCAATGGAGATAGTCTCTGTCAAGATAGAGAAGGATGTGGTAAACCCTGATGATATAGAGATGCTTCAGGACCTTATAATCGCCGCCTCAAATGAGGCACTCCGCAGGGCGCAGCAGATGGTCAATGAAGATATGGGAAAACTGACCGGAGGAATGAAGCTCCCCGGCCTCGGAGATATATTCGGTTAATGAGCATCAATATAGTAGAAAACCTTGTTACTGAGCTCATGAGGCTCCCGGGCATAGGAAGAAAAACCGCCCAGCGCTTATCTTTCTTCATTATGGGCATGCCGGATAATGAAACGCGCTCTATGGCTGACGCCATAATCATGATAAAAGAGAAGGCACGCTTCTGCAGCCGGTGCTTCAGCGTCACAGAAGATGAGATGTGCCATATATGCAAAGACCCTTCAAGAGACAAGAGCAAGATATGTGTAGTCGAGGAGCCGAGCAACCTCATTGTCATTGAAAACGCCCGGATATATAACGGGCTCTATCACGTCCTGCTTGGAGCGCTCTCACCTATTGACGGCATTACCCCTGACAAGCTCAAGATCAGCGAGCTTATTGAGAGAGTGAGATCAGGCGGCATATCTGAAATCATAATAGCAACCAACCCGAATACAAAGGGCGAGACAACCGCGCAGTACATCACCCGTGAATTAAAGCCCCTTGGAGTTAAGCTCTCCAGAATAGCATACGGCCTCCCCATCGGCGGAGATATAGAATTCGCCGACGAGGTAACGCTTGCAAAATCACTTGAGGGAAGAAAAGAATTATAAAGTAACTCCGGCAGGACGTTAGCCGATATAGGTCAATATAATATCAGCCCCGATCGCCATGAGTGACAGGAGAAATATAATAAGGTAGTTTATGTTCTCAGGCGACCGTTTTATGGATGACAGGAGGTAAACAAGAACTTCACTCTCCTCTTTAGAAAGGCATGCCCCGGACTTTACTTTTTCAATCAGTTGAAAATCATCAACAGCCTTTTTTCTCTTTACAGTTATACGGAATCTGTGAAAGAAGAAGGCAAAATTCCCCAGGACAGCAAAATACCATACCGGCCTGACCCATGAAGGATAAAGATGCTCAATAACGATGATTATCCTGAAGGCTGATGAAGCCAGCAGCCCGATAATAAATACACCGTACATCGCGTAATTTGAAGACATGACAGGTTTCTCTCTATTCATGAAGATGATTATAACATGGGGACTTGATTGGCTTAAAATAATGATATAATCTTTCCATAGACCTGCAAATATATAATGCGTAAACAGAGATGGCCCAGGAAAACAGGCGTAAACAGATCCGTTGAAGAGATAATCAGGGGGTTGAAGAAGAACATCCCTGCTGACAACGGCTACAGAGAGATGTCGCTGAAGATCCACGGGCTGATATGCGCAAAGTGCGGCAGAGAGTTCGAGGACAAGGACAGAAATCTCCTGACCGTTCACCATAAAGACGGGAACCACAATAACAATCCGCCGAACGGCTCTAACTGGGAAAACCTCTGCGTCTACTGCCATGAGGACGAGCACAGCAGAGGGCTGCTTGGCGGCTATTTGAGCGGAGAAAAGAGAGATGGTAAGACTTAAATTAGGATTTAATGCTAAAATTACGGCTGTCAAGATGAAAAATCCAAATATTGCAGTATATAAAAGGAAATAGAGAAATGGGATCATTTGAAGAATTAGGCCTCTCTGAGGAGACCTTAAAAGTATTAAAGCAGAAGGGGTTTGAAGAACCGACCCCGATCCAGATAAGCACCATACCGGCGATTCTTTCCGGGATAAAGGATGTTGTAGGCCAGGCCCAGACAGGGACGGGAAAGACAGCAGCCTTCGGCCTTCCGATGATAGAACTCCTTCCTGAAAGGTCAAAGAATGTCCAGGCCCTTGTACTTACGCCTACAAGAGAGCTTGCCATACAGGTGGCCGAAGAGATCAATTCATTAAAAGGCAAAAAGAGGCTGAGCATTATCCCTGTCTACGGCGGGCAGTCTATCGAACTTCAGTTAAAGAGCCTTAAGAAAGGCGTTGATATAGTCGTAGGCACGCCCGGCAGGATAATGGACCATCTGAGGCGCAGGACATTAAAGGTGGATGAAATATCCTTCCTTGTGCTGGATGAGGCTGATGAGATGCTGAACATGGGCTTTCTTGATGATGTAATAGAGATCATGCAGTACACCGGAAGCGAGAAACGCACCATGCTCTTTTCAGCTACGATGCCGGCTGAGATAATGCAGATCGCCAAGAAGCACATGGGCGAATATGATGTCTTTAAGGTATCCAAAGGACAGCTTACGGTCAGCAAGACAGACCAGATATATTTCGAGGTGGCCGCTGCGAACAAGTTCGAGGCGCTCTGCAGGATCATTGATATTGAGGAAGACTTTTACGGCCTTGTCTTCTGCAGGACCAAGATCGATGTTGACAATGTCTCCAGCCACCTTATCGAGCGCGGCTATGACGCTGACGGACTGCACGGCGACATGTCGCAGGGGCAGAGAGAGAAGATACTGAACAAGTTTAAAAAACGCCAATCCAATATCCTTGTCGCCACCGATGTCGCGGCAAGGGGAATAGATGTCCATGACCTGACTCATGTAATCAATTACGCGCTTCCGCAGGATCCTGAATCATATGTGCACAGGATCGGCCGCACAGGCAGGGCAGGCAAAGAGGGCATAGCAATAACCTTTATCACGCCGTCAGAGTACAGCAAACTCCAGTTCATACAACAGAAGGCAAAGACAGACATACGCAAGGCTAAACTACCGAAGGTCAAGGATGTGATTGAATCAAAAAAACAGAGGATCAAGGCTGACCTTGCTGACATCATTGAATCAGAGCCAAGCATAGAATATCTGAAGATGTCGAGAGAACTGCTCGAAACCAATGAAGCGGAAGAGATACTCGCGGCGCTCCTGCAATATTCGTTTCAGGATGAGCTTGATGTGACGAGCTATGCTGAGATACAGGAATCGGTCGCGGTTGTGGATGGCAAAGGCAAGACACGCCTCTTTGTGACGCAGGGCAATAAGGACGGCATGACACGCGACAAACTGATAGATTTCATTAAGGACAAATGCGGATGCGACCTGGTAGCAGGAAAGGTAAGGGACATACAGATACTGGACAAATTCTCATTCATCACCCTTCCCTTTAATGAAGCAGAGAAAGTTTTAGCCTACTTCAAGAAGAAGAAAAGAGGGTCAGGGCCGTTTGTCACAAAGGCAAAGGATAAGAAGGGCGGGAGATAAGCCCACAGCATATTTTTATGGAAAAGAAGAATATCGAGGACATGACAGTTGAAGAGCTGAAGCAAGAGCTTGAGCACGCAAAGGAATGCCTTATTGATGAAGAAGAGACATACAACTTTTCAATGCACAAAGCATCTGTTCACATCGGCTCACTTCAGGTTGAGGCGATGAAAGAGGACTTTGAGGACAACTGCAAGAACTATAAAGCCAAGATATCGAAGATAGAAGAACTGCTGAAGAAAAAGGGTTAGCTGATATCCTACCGGCATTAGTATAACAAACTGAAATCAAGCGCTCTTTTGATGTTGAGAAGCATATAGGTCTATCAGCCGACGAATCATTTTCTGGTATGAAGTATGATTCTTTTGTGCCTCTTTCTTGAAGAATTCAATACTCGATTTGTTCAGTGCAATGGTTATCTTCACATTTTCTTCCTTTAATACTAATTTGTCAGGAGATGGAAGAAAGTCTTTGATCACTTTAAGCTTGCCCATTGGTTCATCACTATATTTGATTTTTTTCTTCATATAACTTCCTCCCTTTTCTCCAATATCCGGCACCATAGATGCGGATGATATTCCCTCTATAAGTAAACCTGACAGTCATTATGCCTTCGCCGACACGGCCGATACAGTAAAACCGTTCTTCTTCTGAACTATGAGTAACATCTTCTACTATGACACGATGAGGATCAAGAAAAGCATATTGCGCCATCGCAAAAGAAACATCATGTTTAGCCTGGTTCTCCCTGTCTTTGCTCTCATCCCAGTCAAAGCTGGTTTTCTTCATAGACATAATATACTACAGAAGCAATATGGTTGGCAATATAAATATATGGCTGAATATATGGGTTTTAATTATGGCACTTTTTATATATGGCTGGAGAGACTTGTTGGCCTCACCCAGTAAATACCAATAGTAAAACCTGCCATGCTTAGTCTTTTAAAGCCCCTATTACTATTTTCTAAAACTGACAAATCTGTAGAAATTATCGTTTAAATACAGCTGGTTATTCATATATGGTAATTTATTTGGTTTTTTTAAGTAATATTTTCTTGATAATTACTAAATACAATGCTAAGATAGTTTAAGATTTAATAGGAGGCACATAAGACATGCCAAAAATACTTGATTATCCACATGCATCATTTAGTAAAAGCTTAGAAATGGCCGAAGCGATCTATGAACTTGGGGGTGGATGCAAAATAGAATCTTGTGCCCACAAAATGGGTAAAAATGACGGAGGGGGCTTTCGCGCACTCATGGCAGCCGCAAGCAAATATGGATTAATAACCCAAAACCGAGGGCAACTGAGTATTACAGAACTATTTAGAGAATACAAACTATCATATTCTGAAAATGATGCGAACAAAGCAAAACAGAAGGCATTTCTTAATGTTCCATTATTCCATAAGATTGTCCAACGATTTCAATCAAAAAATTTACCTCTCGATATTTTCGATAAGCTTCTTATTAAAGAATTTGGAGTGCAAGAGCCCATAGCTAGCAGGGTCGCGAAGTATTTTGTCGATGGAGCAAGATCAGTTGCCTTGTTACATTCTGACAATAAGATAGCAACATTAGTAGACTTATCGAGTGAAGAAGAGGCAATTAAAAGCGATGAAAATGCTGCAAACAATCAAACGCAACAAGAGCAACCAAAGAATGATGTTCTCAATACTATAACTGAAATATCTCAAGACAAATACTCAGTAAATATTAATGGCCCTGGAATTAACTCAACCATTATAATCCTTGAAGAGGAAGATATTGGTATTGTGGAATTAATGCTAAAAAAGATACGTAAGAAATTCAATGAACATGAGTCAGTTCAACAGGATAAATAACATAATGTAACGTCGCGTGCTAATACGCGACGTTACATTATGTAGTCACAACGGCAAAGATTCTTGGTGGCCTCAGTCAGATGTCCAAACCCTGGCTGATCATTAACCTTGTCGTGGGATCGCCTCCAAAGCGATCCCCGTGACTTTATTTTAATCTACACTCCATTAATAAATTTATCAAGCTTTATGCTATTACTTTTTTGAGTTATACACTGGTATATTCCTGAATAAATCAATTATATGAGTTTGCTTTGAATGTTACAAGAAAAAACTTAACGGTTAGCAATTGAAATGAATCAAGAGAACAACTTCATCACATAAACTTCACTAACTGCCCCGCATAAATAAGCGCAAGCCTTATGATAAGTCCGCCGGTGAGTACCATGACCGCGCTCAGGTTCATCCTGAAGATCGTGGCCTCGGATAAAACATCGGCGTGGTCTTCTCTCATCTCTATCAGCTTCATTACAAGGGCGAGCGGCAGGAGCACCGCCATAAGAAATACGGCAAAGAAGTAGAAGAAGAATTCATGGCTCAGGGTAAAAAAGGGCATTATGGACGCCTTGCTGGAGACCGAGGAATTATACTGCCCGTAGAAGAAGAGCACGATTATCACTATCTCGGCAAAAATAAGCCAGATATCCAGCTTTGTATAGAAGAGCTTAACGGCAGCCCTTCTTGCGACTATGATAAGGAATGCCGCGCCAGTGGAAGATGCTGAGGTGAGAAAGAGCACTGGCAGTATCGGCGAGTTCCAGAGAGGCCTTGCGAGCATGTTGCTCAGAAGCACGCCTGTATAGATGCCGAGAAATATCCCCAGCCCGAAGCTTATCATCGCAAGACGCTTCATGTGCGGCCACATCATGTCAGAGAGTTTTATCAGGACTCCGAACCTGAGGTTGTGCCTTGATTCCGGCGGCGCGGTGGAGAGGGCGTAAAGAAAGCTGACAGGTATGATGATCATTATGCCCCATGCGCCCCATGACATCGGAGAGAACGGCTGAAGCGTCAGATAGAACCAGAAGATGTTTGTCTTGCGCTCAAGGTCAAGGAATATGAAGAGCATGCCGAATGCAAGAATGAACGGTGCGAACATGACACCTTTTTCACAATGAGGCCCTGACGCGCTGTCAGGCCATTTTCTGAGGTTCGCTATCGCTGACATTATAAGGATGCCGGCGCTGAGCCCGCCTAAGAAAAGATACATCGCCACCAGCCAGTTCCATACTTCAAGGTGAGGATATGTGATGCTGTTCATCCCTGTGATCGTGACTTCGGTCATTTTTAGCGTTACCCCTTTAATATCCTGTTAATGTAATAAACATTCGGCTCTGTCCCGGCGGCAGGTTTCAAGACTTCATGGTGGTGCTCACGCAGAAGGAGTGAGACCTCGCTTTCCGGATCCTCTATATCTCCGAATATCCTTGACCTGCCTATGCATGTCTGAACGCACGCCGGCTCCTTGCCCTTGGCTACCCTGTGCGAGCAGAATGTGCATTTATCGGCGTAACCGTGACGCGGGTCGATATATCTCGCGTCATAAGGGCATGAGGCTATGCATGCCTTGCAGCCGACACATCTGTTCTTCTTTAACAGAACCATTCCATTCTCTTTATCTTTGTATGACGCGCCTGTAGGGCAGTTGTAAACGCATGGCGGGTTATCGCAGTGGTTGCACAATTCCGAGCGAAGCTCCATCCTGAGCTTTGGAAATTCGCCCTCAACTTCCTGAATGACCCTTGTCCTGAAATGCTCCTCAGGCACATCGTTCTCAGCCTTGCACGCGACTATACACGCCATGCAGCCTATGCACCTTCTCTGGTCTATCACCATTACGTATTTAGACATTTCACGCCTTCTCTATCCTCACGAAATTTACCCGCATGCCTGTCGAGCCGCTTATCGGATCAGCAATGAACCTGGTCATAAGCCTGCTGTCGTCAGCGCCTCTTCCGTATGCCCTGCTGAGCAGCCTGCTCTTTGCGCCAAAGCCGTGCACCATATAAACACAGTCATTTCTTATCCTCTGAGTAACCTTTGCCTTAATAATTTCAGACATTATGTTGTCCTGATTGACCAGAATAATATTCTGGCCGTCCCTGATACCCATGCTGAATGCAACTTTGGCATTTATCCAGAGGACATTCTCCTCAAACAGTTCAAAGAGTTTCTGATTGTTTGCAGTCCTTGAAAAAGAGTGCACAGGCGAGCGCCCTGAGAGAAGGCGGAACCATCCCTTTTCCGGCTGCTCTATCCGGTTATATTTAGGTATCGGGGCAAAACCCTGTTCCGCAAGCCGGCTGCTGTAAAGCTCGATCTTGCCCGAAGGTGTCTTAAATACAGGCTGGTTCTCATTTGTGATATATGGATTATCAGTTCCGGGATAAAATTTGGTTCCGACCCTTGTAAGTTCATCGTAGTCGATGTTCATTGCAGCACACTCTTTTTTGATATGATCCTCATATGTTTCATAAGGGAAGTATCCGCCGACGCCGAGCCTGTTGCCGAGTTCCTTGCATATCCACCACCCGGCTTTTGATTTATAGAGCGGTTCCACCACAGGCTGTCTTATGCCGACGGATAATGACACACCTCTGTCGATCTTGAGAGCGTCGTGCCTTTCGAGATATGTGCACTCGGGAAGTATCACATCTGCCATCATCGCCGTATCCAGCGGCCTTATGTCTATCGCAATTAGGAGATCAAGTTTCATTATCGCTTCTATGCTCTTTGCGGGATTCGGCACAGCCCTCAGGATATTGGTTCCTGCCACTACCCATGCCTTGATCGGATAGGGATCAGCGGTTATTGTTGTTCTCCGCACCGCCTGCATAAGCTGGGGCTGCGCAAAGGCGTGCGGCCCTTTTGCAATTGACGCTCTTGACGGGACAGGATAACTCATGCCTGCAGCGCCTGCAAGCGGGGCTTTGGTAGGCAGGTATATCCCGCCCTCTCTTCCCCATGTGCCGAGTATCGCGCCCAATATCGCGATGCATCTCTCCCGCTGTGTGTCATTGCCGTGCCATGCCGTGAACCTTCCGGGATGCACACAGACCGA
This region includes:
- a CDS encoding YbaB/EbfC family nucleoid-associated protein — translated: MSKKMLGDMMKQAQKMQQEMARIQEEAKKKTVEASAGGGMVVVTASGAMEIVSVKIEKDVVNPDDIEMLQDLIIAASNEALRRAQQMVNEDMGKLTGGMKLPGLGDIFG
- the recR gene encoding recombination protein RecR, coding for MSINIVENLVTELMRLPGIGRKTAQRLSFFIMGMPDNETRSMADAIIMIKEKARFCSRCFSVTEDEMCHICKDPSRDKSKICVVEEPSNLIVIENARIYNGLYHVLLGALSPIDGITPDKLKISELIERVRSGGISEIIIATNPNTKGETTAQYITRELKPLGVKLSRIAYGLPIGGDIEFADEVTLAKSLEGRKEL
- a CDS encoding HNH nuclease family protein gives rise to the protein MRKQRWPRKTGVNRSVEEIIRGLKKNIPADNGYREMSLKIHGLICAKCGREFEDKDRNLLTVHHKDGNHNNNPPNGSNWENLCVYCHEDEHSRGLLGGYLSGEKRDGKT
- a CDS encoding DEAD/DEAH box helicase, translated to MGSFEELGLSEETLKVLKQKGFEEPTPIQISTIPAILSGIKDVVGQAQTGTGKTAAFGLPMIELLPERSKNVQALVLTPTRELAIQVAEEINSLKGKKRLSIIPVYGGQSIELQLKSLKKGVDIVVGTPGRIMDHLRRRTLKVDEISFLVLDEADEMLNMGFLDDVIEIMQYTGSEKRTMLFSATMPAEIMQIAKKHMGEYDVFKVSKGQLTVSKTDQIYFEVAAANKFEALCRIIDIEEDFYGLVFCRTKIDVDNVSSHLIERGYDADGLHGDMSQGQREKILNKFKKRQSNILVATDVAARGIDVHDLTHVINYALPQDPESYVHRIGRTGRAGKEGIAITFITPSEYSKLQFIQQKAKTDIRKAKLPKVKDVIESKKQRIKADLADIIESEPSIEYLKMSRELLETNEAEEILAALLQYSFQDELDVTSYAEIQESVAVVDGKGKTRLFVTQGNKDGMTRDKLIDFIKDKCGCDLVAGKVRDIQILDKFSFITLPFNEAEKVLAYFKKKKRGSGPFVTKAKDKKGGR
- a CDS encoding CopG family transcriptional regulator, translating into MKKKIKYSDEPMGKLKVIKDFLPSPDKLVLKEENVKITIALNKSSIEFFKKEAQKNHTSYQKMIRRLIDLYASQHQKSA
- a CDS encoding BrnT family toxin — translated: MKKTSFDWDESKDRENQAKHDVSFAMAQYAFLDPHRVIVEDVTHSSEEERFYCIGRVGEGIMTVRFTYRGNIIRIYGAGYWRKGRKLYEEKNQI
- the nrfD gene encoding polysulfide reductase NrfD, with the protein product MTEVTITGMNSITYPHLEVWNWLVAMYLFLGGLSAGILIMSAIANLRKWPDSASGPHCEKGVMFAPFILAFGMLFIFLDLERKTNIFWFYLTLQPFSPMSWGAWGIMIIIPVSFLYALSTAPPESRHNLRFGVLIKLSDMMWPHMKRLAMISFGLGIFLGIYTGVLLSNMLARPLWNSPILPVLFLTSASSTGAAFLIIVARRAAVKLFYTKLDIWLIFAEIVIIVLFFYGQYNSSVSSKASIMPFFTLSHEFFFYFFAVFLMAVLLPLALVMKLIEMREDHADVLSEATIFRMNLSAVMVLTGGLIIRLALIYAGQLVKFM
- a CDS encoding 4Fe-4S dicluster domain-containing protein, which translates into the protein MSKYVMVIDQRRCIGCMACIVACKAENDVPEEHFRTRVIQEVEGEFPKLRMELRSELCNHCDNPPCVYNCPTGASYKDKENGMVLLKKNRCVGCKACIASCPYDARYIDPRHGYADKCTFCSHRVAKGKEPACVQTCIGRSRIFGDIEDPESEVSLLLREHHHEVLKPAAGTEPNVYYINRILKG
- a CDS encoding molybdopterin-dependent oxidoreductase, coding for MPISRRDFLKYTSMAAAGTAVSLSDAELFSHLFAISPEPHEDVNYIPTYCEVCFWNCGAVAAVVNGKVKKLEGNPYDPRSRGKLCARGNAGVGELYDEDRLKHPMIRTGERGDGKYREASWDEALNYAAEKMTKIKNEYGPESVAFMMHGGITTHLMNLGKAFGSPNFGFPSYGQCRAARMVAYDLTYGADVGSPERVDMANSRVIVFFGTHLGENMHNSQVQDFTEALGSRAKIIVVDPRFSTAAGKADHWLPIRPGADMALMLAWINIIISEGLYDREYVDKYTAGFDELKESVKEYTPEWASKETDLPADIIVETARELGRYAPSVCVHPGRFTAWHGNDTQRERCIAILGAILGTWGREGGIYLPTKAPLAGAAGMSYPVPSRASIAKGPHAFAQPQLMQAVRRTTITADPYPIKAWVVAGTNILRAVPNPAKSIEAIMKLDLLIAIDIRPLDTAMMADVILPECTYLERHDALKIDRGVSLSVGIRQPVVEPLYKSKAGWWICKELGNRLGVGGYFPYETYEDHIKKECAAMNIDYDELTRVGTKFYPGTDNPYITNENQPVFKTPSGKIELYSSRLAEQGFAPIPKYNRIEQPEKGWFRLLSGRSPVHSFSRTANNQKLFELFEENVLWINAKVAFSMGIRDGQNIILVNQDNIMSEIIKAKVTQRIRNDCVYMVHGFGAKSRLLSRAYGRGADDSRLMTRFIADPISGSTGMRVNFVRIEKA